Proteins from one Cryptomeria japonica chromosome 4, Sugi_1.0, whole genome shotgun sequence genomic window:
- the LOC131027779 gene encoding probable nucleoredoxin 1: MAEPNTQHSLRSLLCTEERDFLIRNNGEHVPILELVGKTVCLCFSADWCYQCREFTPKLIQFYNDLKSRGEELEIVFISSDQDTESFQEYFGSMPWLALPYGDQKANYLERHFEIEGIPTLIVLGSDGKTLQTEAVELVMDHGVELYPFTKEKLDELKAKEEAIRAAQTLESLLVSDERDFVITNSGGKVPVSELTGKTVGLYFSAHWFTPCRRFTPELVQVYNKLKENGEAFEIVFLSSDKDQEAFEEYYASMPWLALPFGDKVKKDLSRYFSIEVIPSLVIVGPDGKTVTTDASDIISVHGAKAYPFTDARLVELEKEMEVAAEKYPKETKNDLHEHSLNLIQRKSYICDGCREEGSAWSLYCKECDFDLHPDCALKDNQSDENEKQ, from the exons ATGGCTGAGCCTAACACCCAACACAGCTTGAGGTCTCTGCTTTGCACTGAAGAAAGAGATTTCTTGATCAGAAACAATGGAGAACAT GTGCCTATATTGGAGCTAGTAGGCAAGACTGTTTGTCTCTGTTTCTCAGCTGACTGGTGTTACCAATGCAGAGAGTTTACTCCAAAGCTTATACAATTCTACAATGATCTGAAGAGCAGAGGTGAGGAATTGGAGATTGTGTTTATCTCCAGTGACCAAGATACAGAGTCCTTCCAAGAATATTTTGGAAGCATGCCATGGCTTGCTCTGCCTTATGGTGATCAAAAGGCGAATTATCTGGAGCGACACTTTGAAATTGAAGGCATCCCAACCTTGATTGTGCTTGGTTCAGATGGGAAAACATTACAAACAGAAGCAGTGGAACTGGTCATGGATCATGGTGTTGAACTTTATCCATTTACAAAGGagaaattggatgaactcaaagccAAAGAGGAAGCTATTCGTGCTGCACAGACCTTGGAATCCCTGCTAGTCTCTGATGAGCGCGATTTTGTTATCACAAACAGTGGTGGAAAG GTGCCAGTTTCTGAGCTTACAGGCAAAACGGTTGGTTTATATTTTTCTGCTCATTGGTTCACACCTTGCCGACGATTCACACCAGAGCTTGTTCAAGTATACAATAAGCTCAAGGAAAATGGAGAAGCCTTTGAGATTGTTTTCCTCTCTAGTGACAAAGACCAAGAAGCCTTTGAAGAGTATTATGCAAGCATGCCATGGTTAGCTCTTCCATTTGGAGACAAAGTGAAGAAGGATCTAAGCCGGTACTTCAGCATTGAAGTAATTCCATCTTTGGTCATAGTTGGCCCTGATGGAAAAACTGTGACAACAGATGCCAGTGACATTATTTCTGTCCATGGGGCCAAGGCTTATCCCTTTACTGATGCCCGCCTGGTAGAGCTGGAGAAAGAAATGGAAGTAGCAGCAGaaaaatatccaaaggaaacaaaGAATGACCTGCATGAGCATTCTCTGAATTTGATTCAGAGAAAGTCCTATATCTGTGATGGGTGTCGGGAAGAAGGGAGTGCTTGGTCTTTGTACTGCAAAGAATGTGATTTTGATCTTCATCCAGATTGTGCTTTGAAGGATAACCAGTCTGATGAAAATGAGAAACAGTAG